GTGCGGGCCGTCGTCCTGCCGGTCCGCTACGGCGACTTCGACCGGGGGGTCGTGGAGCGTGCCTTCGGCCCGCACCTGCGCCCCGGACCGCAGTCCGCCGACCTGATCACCAGCATCAGCCAGGGCTACCCCGGCCTCTTCACCCTGGAGGCCTGGGCCGGCCGCGCCCGCTCCGCCGACCCGTACCCCGACAACGTCCGCGCGCTCTCCGGCGGGACGAGCCGGCAGCCGGTCGACGCCCCCGACCTGGCCCCCGGGCCGCAGTTCATCCGCACCACCCTGCCCACCGACGCCATGACGGCCGTCCAGCAGCCCTACCCGGTACTGCTCAACACCCCCGTCACCGAGATCCCGGCGGGCGCCACCGACCCCGTGGACCGCCCCGACGGACCCACCCCCGGCTCCCGATCGGTCGCCGGCGGAGGCGGCGGCTACCTCTCCAACGAGGTCGCCTACCGCTCCAACCTCCTGCGCCTCACCCTCGCCCCCGACCTGCCCGGCGGGCACCTCCACACCCCGGTGCTCACCGGCCTGCCCGCGGACCAAGGGCAGCTCACCGCACCGGAGTTCGAGCAGAACCAGGCCGCCATCGCCGACCAGGTCCGCGCCGTCCTGAGCAGCGCCCGGCTCTGAGCACCGCCGCGGGCGGGACGGCCAGGAGGCGCTACGCCGGGTCGGCGAAGCGGGTGCCCACCGCCCGGGCCCGCGAGGCGGCGATCTCGGCGTAGGCGGCCTCCCGCCCGGCCCAGTGGGAGCCCTCGACGGACTTGCCGCGCTCCAGGTCCTTGTACACCCGGAAGAAGTGGGTGATCTCCAGCAGATCGAACTCCGGCAGGTCGCCGATGTCCCGCAGCGCCGCGTACCGCGGGTCGCGGGCCGGGACGCAGAGCACCTTCTGGTCCGGCCCGCGCTCGTCGCGCATCACCCACACGCCCACCGCCCGGCAGGTGAGCACGCACCCGGGGACCGCCGGCTCGCCGCCGAGCACCAGGGCGTCCAGCGGCTCGCCGTCGCCGCCGAGGGTGCCCTCGACGTAGCCGTAGTCGGTGGGGTAGCGGGTGGCGGTGAACAGGGTGCGGTCGAGGCGGATCCGGCCCGCCGCGAAGTCCATCACGTACTTGTTGCGCGACCCCTGCGGGATCTCGATCATCACCTCGAACTCCACCGCGGCCTCCTCCTCGGCTCCTGGGGAGCGCCGCCCCGCGCCCCGGCGTCCCGGAACGATTGTCGGCCGTTCGGGCACCCACCGAAACCGCCTCCGCCGTTCGGCGGACACCGGGGACGTCGGGGCCTAGGTGTTCTGTCCGGACAGGCCCTAGCGGCGGGTCGGCTGCCAGGGGCCGTCCTCGGGGCGGGCTTCGCCGTCCGTTCCGGGCCAGGGCGGCATGGTGACGGCGGTGATGCGCAGCGGCCCGTCGGAGTCCTCGTCCGCCCGGAACTGGAAGGCGGTGCCGAGCGGGACCGAGGCGGCGGTGCCGGGGACGAGCCGTACGGTCTCCTCCCGGGCGCCCTGGCGGCGCCAGAGCTCGCCGCTGCCCGCGGTGACGTACCACAGCTCCTGCACGGTGGCGTGCGAGACGGCGTGGGTGACCTGCCCGGGGGCGAGCACGAACACCGCGAGGCTCCCCTGCTCGTCCAGCACCAGCAGCGGGCGGACCTCGGCCCCGTCGGGGGCGGTCACCACGGGTGCCCCGCCCTCCTCCGCGGTCCCGAAGGGCTGCTGCCCCGACCGATTGCTCATCCGACGACCCGGCCTCTCTCCTCCGACCGAGTAGCGTGGTCTCGGCCCCACCATCGAGGGGATCACGGGCACGGGCCCGCTCGCCAGAGCGCCCTGGCGTCAGCGCGTCCTACCGCGAGGCCGCCGGCGCCGCCGGCCCGAAGTCGCGGACCGCCTCGGTGACGATCGCCTCCAGGCGGGCGTGGTGGGCGCCGCGCCAGTAGGCCTGGCCGCAGTCGGTGCACTGGGCGAAGGCGTCGTAGGAGCGTTCGGTGCCGTCCCGCAGCTGCTCACGCACCGAGGTCTTGGTGACCGTGCGCAGGGTGCCGTTGCAGGTGGTGCAGCGGCTCCAGGGGACGAGCGGCGGCGCGAAGCGGGAGAGCACGTCGCGCAGTTGCTCGGCGGGGCGGTGGCTGTAGACGTAGGCG
The genomic region above belongs to Streptomyces sp. 1331.2 and contains:
- a CDS encoding inorganic diphosphatase, whose product is MEFEVMIEIPQGSRNKYVMDFAAGRIRLDRTLFTATRYPTDYGYVEGTLGGDGEPLDALVLGGEPAVPGCVLTCRAVGVWVMRDERGPDQKVLCVPARDPRYAALRDIGDLPEFDLLEITHFFRVYKDLERGKSVEGSHWAGREAAYAEIAASRARAVGTRFADPA
- a CDS encoding cupin domain-containing protein translates to MSNRSGQQPFGTAEEGGAPVVTAPDGAEVRPLLVLDEQGSLAVFVLAPGQVTHAVSHATVQELWYVTAGSGELWRRQGAREETVRLVPGTAASVPLGTAFQFRADEDSDGPLRITAVTMPPWPGTDGEARPEDGPWQPTRR